From one Bifidobacterium sp. WK012_4_13 genomic stretch:
- a CDS encoding single-stranded DNA-binding protein yields MAKIQFYGQLQAGRNGSPAVDVRQTNQGKSYARIDLREIGKKKDGSNWFGTFWHTTIWDETLVNLSANFQPGDVLQVTGDLSVKWDKDRQKEYRDVNLNSGARIEKKSHVDLVQKQTAPSHNDGFLGISDPWSNGNSPASDFGGGEDEPAF; encoded by the coding sequence ATGGCAAAAATACAATTTTATGGTCAGCTGCAAGCGGGCAGGAATGGCAGTCCAGCGGTGGACGTTCGGCAAACCAATCAAGGCAAATCCTACGCTCGCATCGATCTGCGTGAGATTGGGAAGAAAAAGGATGGTTCGAACTGGTTCGGAACATTCTGGCATACGACCATCTGGGACGAGACCTTGGTGAATCTTTCTGCCAATTTCCAACCCGGTGATGTGCTGCAAGTAACCGGTGATCTGAGTGTGAAGTGGGATAAGGATCGTCAGAAGGAATATCGTGACGTGAATCTGAACTCTGGTGCGCGTATTGAGAAGAAGTCTCACGTCGACCTCGTACAGAAGCAGACCGCACCATCGCACAATGACGGTTTCTTGGGAATATCCGACCCGTGGTCGAACGGCAATTCCCCTGCAAGCGACTTCGGGGGTGGTGAAGATGAGCCAGCCTTCTGA
- a CDS encoding DUF4145 domain-containing protein — MTQIREAKKADDNRIYAFCECDSCGYPNVILADRVNNQTGSLTSNEEAFTRYSKYSKNESWLPEKSKWKEYEDVPNNIASAASEAYACFSINANRAAVLLARTTVQAIAKDKGIHTNNLYGDIEKMADDNIITSQLKDEAHEIRFLGNDMAHGDLGTPVDENDASDILGFLDTLLDYVYQQPIAIQKRRELREQRRKTQPQNY, encoded by the coding sequence ATGACACAAATTCGCGAGGCTAAAAAAGCGGACGACAACCGGATCTACGCATTCTGCGAGTGTGATTCATGTGGTTACCCTAACGTAATCCTCGCAGACCGAGTGAACAATCAGACAGGTTCTCTCACCAGCAATGAAGAAGCGTTCACCAGATACTCCAAGTACTCTAAAAATGAGTCTTGGCTTCCGGAGAAATCGAAATGGAAGGAGTACGAAGACGTGCCAAACAACATTGCTTCTGCTGCTTCCGAGGCGTATGCATGTTTCTCCATCAATGCCAACCGTGCTGCTGTCCTTCTTGCCAGGACAACAGTCCAAGCAATAGCCAAAGACAAGGGCATTCATACCAACAATCTCTATGGCGACATCGAGAAGATGGCTGATGACAACATCATTACGAGCCAGCTCAAAGACGAGGCGCATGAGATTCGATTCTTGGGCAATGACATGGCTCACGGCGATCTCGGAACCCCCGTGGATGAGAACGACGCATCCGACATCCTCGGATTCCTGGACACTCTACTTGATTATGTGTATCAGCAGCCCATCGCTATTCAGAAGCGACGCGAGCTTAGAGAACAGCGCCGGAAAACACAACCGCAGAACTATTAA
- a CDS encoding phage major capsid protein has translation MASEVNDIISSGDLGGGLIPTEYATQIIQDAPKSSVLLTRARQIPMSTRTRTQPVLDSKPMAYWVGGDTGLKQTTKQAWSGLTITAEELAAIVPIPEAVIDDSAIPLWPEVMPRLAAAIGYKVDQAGLFGVDKPASFPTAIIPGAIAAGNVVTESTAKDLAKNVAEMGQQLAEEGYAANGFASSPGFNWRLVGLRNANGSPIYAPSLAEGNPATLYGYGLNEVTNGAWDSSVASLLAADWTNFVVGIRQDITYKLLDQAVITDDDGKVILNLAQQDSVAMRVTFRVGFQIANPINDVQPDKTKRYPASVLAPATQG, from the coding sequence ATGGCATCTGAAGTAAACGACATCATTTCCAGCGGCGACCTAGGCGGGGGACTCATCCCAACCGAGTACGCCACGCAGATCATCCAGGACGCACCCAAGTCTTCCGTGCTGCTCACACGCGCACGCCAGATCCCCATGTCCACGCGCACAAGAACCCAGCCGGTGCTGGATTCCAAGCCCATGGCCTACTGGGTCGGCGGTGACACCGGTCTCAAGCAGACCACCAAGCAGGCTTGGAGCGGGCTGACCATCACCGCCGAGGAACTGGCGGCAATCGTCCCCATCCCAGAGGCGGTTATCGACGATTCGGCGATTCCGCTCTGGCCTGAGGTCATGCCGCGTCTGGCTGCTGCCATCGGCTACAAGGTCGACCAGGCGGGACTGTTCGGCGTGGACAAGCCAGCGAGCTTCCCGACCGCCATCATCCCCGGAGCCATCGCAGCAGGCAACGTGGTCACCGAATCCACCGCGAAGGATCTCGCGAAGAATGTCGCTGAGATGGGACAGCAGCTCGCCGAGGAAGGCTATGCGGCCAACGGCTTCGCATCCTCCCCAGGTTTCAACTGGCGTCTTGTCGGACTCCGCAACGCGAACGGATCGCCCATCTACGCGCCATCCCTCGCCGAAGGCAATCCAGCGACTCTCTACGGCTACGGCCTGAACGAGGTCACCAACGGAGCATGGGATTCATCCGTCGCCTCCCTGCTTGCCGCCGACTGGACGAACTTCGTGGTTGGCATCCGCCAGGACATCACCTACAAGCTGCTCGACCAGGCGGTCATCACAGATGACGACGGCAAGGTGATCCTCAATCTCGCGCAGCAGGATTCGGTCGCCATGCGCGTCACCTTCCGTGTCGGCTTCCAGATCGCCAACCCGATAAACGACGTGCAGCCCGACAAGACGAAGCGCTATCCCGCTTCCGTCCTCGCACCCGCTACCCAAGGCTGA
- a CDS encoding ImmA/IrrE family metallo-endopeptidase, whose amino-acid sequence MQERDFHIDSSMTYGDMRRYADRLNVTISSELLPAGVNGIYDENLRMIIIDRSLDYTQKRCTLVHELFHWTYFDNSCDPILHAKAEKRTRRLTAELLVPAKRFDCVDPEYEGYAALIANDMNVTMQVLRDYKELVLDRRQYA is encoded by the coding sequence ATGCAGGAGCGTGATTTTCATATCGACAGCTCTATGACATATGGTGACATGCGACGCTACGCAGACAGGTTGAATGTCACCATAAGCAGCGAACTGCTTCCCGCTGGAGTCAATGGCATATACGACGAGAACCTCAGAATGATTATCATCGACCGCTCACTCGACTACACTCAAAAACGCTGCACACTGGTACACGAACTATTCCACTGGACATACTTCGACAATTCCTGCGATCCAATACTGCATGCCAAAGCAGAGAAGAGGACAAGACGTCTTACCGCTGAGCTCCTGGTTCCCGCTAAGAGATTCGACTGCGTGGATCCAGAATACGAGGGTTATGCAGCACTGATCGCTAACGATATGAACGTAACCATGCAAGTACTACGCGATTACAAGGAACTCGTTCTTGATCGCAGGCAATACGCCTGA
- a CDS encoding helix-turn-helix domain-containing protein: protein MTSNEFITIVNPMITQNINTWVGPKVDSVIADAGMTKASVSEKTGIPYSTLNSKIHGRSPFSLDDLLRIAEATHHSPMDLLPVQFHASQELTARRLLSITFPANM, encoded by the coding sequence TTGACAAGTAATGAATTTATTACTATTGTTAATCCCATGATTACACAAAACATCAATACATGGGTCGGTCCCAAGGTTGATTCTGTTATAGCCGATGCTGGAATGACGAAGGCGTCTGTATCAGAAAAGACCGGGATCCCATATTCGACTCTCAATTCAAAAATCCACGGACGCTCACCATTCTCACTGGATGATTTGCTCCGAATTGCGGAAGCTACTCACCATTCGCCAATGGATCTTTTGCCTGTACAATTCCATGCATCTCAGGAGCTGACAGCAAGAAGGTTACTGAGCATCACGTTTCCTGCAAATATGTGA
- a CDS encoding HNH endonuclease, whose amino-acid sequence MGSALPDHRSLSQGHVGIRQRKSPRAVTPAKRNPRTANGARRRAIRARVMAAYDVCAICGKPVDKTLRTPNPWSAEVDEIIPVSRGGSPTDWHNVQLTHRCCNQMKSNKSQQWAQNAIKGNGIRPTSIPFRTSEW is encoded by the coding sequence ATGGGGTCGGCACTTCCAGACCATCGCAGCCTATCCCAAGGGCACGTGGGAATACGTCAGCGAAAAAGCCCCCGAGCAGTGACCCCTGCCAAGCGCAACCCCCGTACCGCCAACGGCGCGAGACGCAGAGCAATACGGGCAAGAGTCATGGCAGCATACGATGTGTGCGCCATATGCGGCAAACCAGTAGATAAAACGTTGCGAACTCCAAATCCATGGAGCGCAGAAGTGGACGAGATCATACCAGTATCACGAGGTGGATCGCCAACGGACTGGCACAACGTGCAGCTGACGCACAGATGCTGCAATCAGATGAAGAGCAACAAGAGTCAGCAATGGGCACAGAACGCGATCAAAGGCAATGGCATAAGGCCAACCTCGATCCCGTTCCGAACGAGCGAATGGTGA
- a CDS encoding phage portal protein, giving the protein MTTSTGKSFLAIESVSLNSISGVDSEDLPVIQALLKVWADKYPHNLIRSQYVDAHYRFKDFGISIPDRIKSNVDAMIGWPAKAVRSLADLSVFEGFSFGDGSDGHGVGDLCDDNALDAVIPEAISSAYTHSCAFLTVSADEDDPSRMVIIPRSADWSAAIWDRRHNRISSALTITSDDEYGSITGFNVWLPDCLYTCVRNGSGWSAVKSQSNFGRPTIVPLCYDAQLNRPFGRSRVSRPLMSLTDIGFRTIVRMEASAEFYAVPKLWFLGASKDAFSKDTWSSLISAINSISKDEDGDKPDLQQIQQASMQPHSDMLKTIALMVSSETNIPVSDLGIITQNPTSAEAMSVAERKLTREADRQNIRFGRSVKDAVTMAVCLREGLQQVPDDLKAIRPIWSPTREISDAARADAFSKIAGVSPEFAQSEVGWRYAGFDQKDIDSILSTVRRNQASSTLDKLLGAAHDDESGRESTQPGAAPGGQTGAAGDADAIPVSAGNESGVAARPAA; this is encoded by the coding sequence ATGACAACGTCCACCGGTAAGTCGTTCCTTGCCATCGAATCCGTGTCATTGAATTCCATCAGTGGCGTGGATTCCGAGGACCTGCCGGTCATTCAGGCCTTGCTGAAGGTCTGGGCGGACAAGTATCCGCACAATCTGATTCGTTCTCAGTATGTAGACGCGCACTATCGGTTCAAGGATTTTGGCATTTCCATACCCGACAGAATTAAGAGCAATGTTGACGCGATGATTGGATGGCCTGCCAAGGCCGTGCGCTCGCTGGCTGACCTGAGTGTATTCGAGGGTTTCTCGTTTGGCGATGGTTCGGACGGTCATGGCGTTGGCGATCTGTGTGACGACAATGCGCTTGATGCGGTCATTCCTGAAGCCATTTCGAGTGCATACACGCATTCCTGTGCGTTCCTGACCGTTTCCGCCGACGAGGACGATCCAAGCCGCATGGTCATCATCCCGCGTTCTGCGGACTGGTCGGCGGCTATCTGGGATCGCAGGCATAATCGGATTTCCTCTGCGCTGACGATCACGAGTGACGACGAGTATGGGTCGATCACGGGATTCAACGTGTGGCTGCCTGACTGCCTCTACACATGCGTCAGGAATGGTTCTGGATGGTCTGCGGTGAAGTCGCAGTCGAACTTCGGCAGGCCTACCATCGTGCCTTTGTGCTATGACGCTCAGCTGAATCGCCCGTTCGGGCGCTCGCGCGTGAGCCGACCACTCATGTCACTCACCGATATCGGATTCCGGACGATCGTGCGCATGGAGGCGTCCGCAGAATTCTATGCGGTTCCCAAGCTCTGGTTCCTTGGTGCTTCCAAGGATGCGTTCAGCAAGGACACCTGGTCTTCGCTGATCAGCGCCATCAATTCGATAAGCAAGGACGAGGATGGCGACAAGCCGGATCTGCAGCAGATCCAGCAGGCCTCCATGCAGCCACACAGCGACATGCTGAAGACGATAGCGCTCATGGTTTCCTCGGAGACGAACATTCCCGTGAGTGATCTGGGCATCATCACGCAGAATCCGACATCCGCCGAAGCCATGTCGGTCGCCGAGCGAAAGCTCACGCGCGAGGCTGACCGGCAGAACATCAGGTTCGGCCGCTCCGTCAAGGATGCCGTCACCATGGCAGTGTGCCTTCGCGAAGGACTGCAACAGGTGCCGGACGACCTGAAGGCAATACGTCCCATCTGGTCGCCGACGCGAGAGATATCGGACGCCGCCCGTGCGGACGCGTTCAGCAAAATAGCTGGCGTCTCTCCTGAGTTCGCACAGTCCGAGGTTGGATGGCGCTACGCAGGTTTTGACCAGAAGGACATCGATTCCATTCTTTCCACGGTTCGCAGGAATCAGGCGTCCTCGACCTTGGACAAGCTGCTGGGGGCGGCACATGACGACGAGAGCGGACGTGAATCGACTCAACCAGGCGCAGCTCCAGGCGGTCAGACTGGCGCAGCGGGAGATGCAGACGCTATTCCAGTCTCTGCAGGGAATGAGTCCGGAGTGGCAGCGCGACCTGCTGCTTGA
- a CDS encoding tape measure protein, with product MAYELAQAYVAIVPSMAGVGKAISKAFGDASAKAGANGGAVSGKGFSTGFATKMGAISGLVSSAVSKAASVVSSSLSGAISRVDTINNFPKVMKNLGYSASDSAKQIQRMSDKLIGLPTSLDSMVGMVQKLAPLTKNLKSATDISLAFNDALLAGGKSTQMQSDAMEQYSQMLSLNKVDLTAWRSVSNAMPGQMDQLAKSILGTKAKSLDLYEAMKDGTVTFDQFNAAVLKLDKSGYAGFASFSQQAKDATQGIGTAMTNVNTAITRGVANVINAFGASTIAGAINGFGARITAASNWVSDFVKQTMATGAVQTFANALASVGKAAIGVIQPIGQALANLLGFNSQMVTSQGAAAAFSGVLDRASSALQQVSTFVKDNSQWIQPLIAGITAATGAVKLWTTAQTIYNAAFKIAPALTKAFGNVLGAFGGPVGLVIGLIAALVAGLTYFFTQTKTGQKAWQSFAKVLSGLWTQVQGVWNSILPSLEGLVSSFGSTLQSIATAVMPVVSAALGALGPMFSQLMAPITANLPALESAFGQLGKAFMQVVQALLPVFSQFVSTMSSLFTQLMPVFAQLASTVGTAIGEIVTALAPVIATVVTAIAAIIGVVAPLIAVLISDLLPIVGQIIGVVVGLIAAIAPFITMLIGMLIPVITAIVNVVTALLPIVTSVITAIFAVLTPIITAIVGIIQGVLTVLQGVINYIVGAFTGNWSQAWQGIQQIFSGVWKAISSLFTGVWNALTAAIGGGLNVIRTIWSSAWNGIKTFFSSIWNGIKNAAVTGISNVIGTISGIKGRITGFFSGAGSWLTGAGKAILSGLLGGLKNAWKDVTSFIGGIGDWIKEHKGPLSYDAKLLIPAGNVIMQGFGSSLEKSFRANVAPFVSGVNGQLAAMVGSTGVNAQMSANAKSYSTGPAAGLVAGVGAANVVQNFSITNKGVVNPYVNGNILGRTAASSARSSLMGA from the coding sequence ATGGCTTATGAGTTGGCTCAAGCCTATGTGGCGATAGTTCCGTCAATGGCCGGTGTTGGCAAGGCCATATCTAAGGCTTTCGGCGATGCTTCCGCCAAGGCTGGCGCAAATGGTGGCGCAGTGTCCGGCAAAGGCTTTTCAACCGGCTTTGCCACGAAAATGGGTGCTATCAGCGGGCTGGTGTCTTCTGCCGTTTCCAAAGCGGCGAGTGTGGTGTCTAGCAGCCTGAGTGGTGCTATCAGCCGTGTGGACACGATCAATAATTTCCCGAAGGTCATGAAGAATCTCGGATATTCCGCATCGGATTCAGCCAAGCAGATTCAACGCATGAGCGATAAGCTGATTGGCTTGCCGACATCATTGGATTCCATGGTTGGCATGGTTCAGAAACTCGCACCGCTGACGAAGAATTTGAAATCCGCAACGGACATTTCTCTTGCGTTCAACGACGCTTTGCTTGCGGGCGGCAAGAGCACGCAGATGCAGTCTGACGCGATGGAGCAGTACTCGCAGATGCTCAGCCTGAACAAGGTGGATCTGACCGCGTGGCGTTCCGTGTCCAACGCGATGCCCGGACAGATGGACCAGTTGGCGAAATCCATACTGGGCACCAAGGCGAAGAGCCTTGATCTGTATGAGGCGATGAAGGATGGAACGGTCACCTTTGATCAGTTCAACGCCGCAGTGCTCAAGCTAGACAAGAGCGGATATGCTGGTTTCGCATCGTTCTCGCAGCAGGCGAAGGATGCCACGCAAGGCATAGGCACCGCCATGACCAACGTGAACACCGCCATCACCAGAGGCGTTGCCAACGTCATTAACGCTTTCGGTGCCAGCACCATAGCAGGCGCTATCAATGGATTCGGCGCTCGCATTACCGCAGCAAGCAATTGGGTGTCTGATTTCGTCAAGCAGACCATGGCGACAGGTGCTGTGCAGACGTTCGCCAATGCTCTCGCGTCGGTTGGCAAGGCTGCAATTGGTGTGATACAACCCATTGGGCAGGCACTCGCTAATTTACTTGGGTTTAATAGCCAGATGGTTACCTCTCAGGGTGCGGCGGCAGCATTCTCGGGTGTGCTCGATAGAGCAAGTTCTGCTCTCCAACAAGTGTCAACATTTGTTAAAGATAATTCACAATGGATACAACCACTTATAGCAGGAATAACAGCGGCAACTGGAGCGGTGAAGTTATGGACAACCGCGCAAACGATATATAATGCTGCATTTAAAATTGCTCCAGCTCTAACAAAGGCTTTTGGAAATGTATTGGGGGCATTTGGTGGCCCTGTCGGTTTGGTCATAGGTCTTATCGCTGCTCTCGTGGCTGGCCTGACTTACTTTTTCACGCAGACGAAGACCGGTCAGAAGGCTTGGCAGTCGTTTGCTAAGGTGCTTTCGGGCTTGTGGACGCAGGTGCAGGGTGTGTGGAATTCGATTCTTCCGTCACTTGAGGGGCTTGTGTCGTCGTTTGGTAGCACGTTGCAGAGTATCGCTACTGCGGTCATGCCCGTGGTTTCGGCGGCGTTGGGTGCCTTGGGGCCAATGTTTTCGCAGTTGATGGCTCCGATTACGGCGAATCTTCCGGCATTGGAAAGCGCTTTTGGCCAGCTTGGCAAGGCGTTCATGCAGGTGGTCCAAGCGTTGCTGCCTGTGTTCTCCCAGTTCGTTTCCACTATGTCAAGCCTGTTCACTCAATTGATGCCAGTGTTTGCGCAACTGGCATCAACGGTGGGCACTGCTATAGGTGAGATCGTGACGGCCTTGGCTCCGGTGATAGCGACGGTTGTTACGGCGATAGCCGCAATCATTGGAGTGGTTGCACCGTTGATTGCAGTGCTCATATCTGACCTTCTGCCGATAGTGGGGCAGATCATAGGTGTCGTAGTTGGATTGATAGCGGCAATCGCACCGTTTATAACCATGCTCATTGGCATGCTGATACCTGTGATCACGGCGATAGTGAATGTGGTTACGGCTTTGCTGCCGATAGTAACCTCGGTGATTACTGCGATCTTCGCTGTATTGACTCCAATCATCACGGCGATAGTTGGGATTATTCAAGGCGTTCTCACGGTGCTTCAGGGTGTGATTAACTACATTGTTGGCGCATTTACTGGCAACTGGTCACAGGCATGGCAGGGCATTCAGCAGATATTCTCGGGTGTATGGAAGGCGATATCCAGCCTGTTCACGGGTGTCTGGAACGCGCTCACCGCTGCCATCGGTGGTGGATTGAACGTGATCCGCACGATTTGGAGCAGCGCATGGAACGGGATCAAGACATTCTTCTCCTCAATTTGGAATGGGATCAAGAATGCGGCCGTCACTGGAATCAGCAATGTCATAGGCACCATTTCTGGGATAAAAGGGAGAATAACCGGATTCTTCTCAGGTGCCGGAAGTTGGCTCACTGGCGCGGGCAAAGCAATCCTTTCAGGCCTTCTTGGAGGGTTAAAGAATGCGTGGAAGGATGTCACCAGTTTCATTGGCGGCATCGGTGACTGGATCAAGGAGCATAAGGGTCCGCTGTCCTATGATGCGAAGCTGCTGATACCGGCAGGAAACGTCATCATGCAGGGTTTTGGCAGTTCTCTGGAGAAAAGCTTCAGGGCCAATGTCGCACCATTCGTATCCGGTGTGAATGGTCAATTGGCAGCCATGGTCGGAAGCACCGGCGTTAATGCACAGATGAGCGCAAATGCCAAAAGCTATTCAACGGGTCCGGCAGCCGGACTCGTCGCAGGCGTGGGTGCGGCGAATGTTGTGCAGAACTTCAGCATCACCAATAAGGGCGTTGTCAACCCATACGTGAATGGCAACATTCTTGGCAGAACTGCTGCCTCATCTGCGCGATCTTCATTGATGGGAGCCTGA
- a CDS encoding helix-turn-helix domain-containing protein, which produces MITEQQELAKRAATFVKYVSSELKGAISSRGYNMSDIADALDRPRPTMTNWLNGKAQIRLDVAQEICEYIGMEIQEITARAYTRVINELGPWPPIEVNPDQLSEDEKKRLIMEKVRRGDMSLAANYDPDKEAERDYYPDAGA; this is translated from the coding sequence ATGATTACAGAACAACAGGAATTGGCTAAACGTGCCGCCACTTTTGTCAAATATGTAAGTAGCGAGTTAAAGGGTGCGATCAGTTCTCGCGGCTATAACATGTCAGACATCGCCGATGCGCTTGACCGCCCACGTCCAACAATGACTAACTGGCTGAACGGTAAGGCACAGATACGGCTTGATGTAGCACAAGAAATCTGCGAGTACATCGGCATGGAAATCCAGGAAATCACAGCACGCGCATATACAAGAGTTATAAATGAGCTAGGCCCATGGCCTCCTATCGAGGTCAATCCCGATCAGTTGTCCGAGGATGAGAAGAAGCGTCTGATAATGGAGAAGGTTCGCAGAGGGGACATGAGCTTAGCCGCGAATTATGATCCTGACAAGGAAGCGGAAAGAGACTACTACCCTGATGCAGGAGCGTGA
- a CDS encoding terminase, with the protein MASSTRRISELAKHLILPKGIVSTGWPAVRKLAASCGIEYDDWQNGLGACLLGKRSNGLYAAGIGGVIISICRQVGKTFTIGTMIFMLSILFPGLKTLWTAHRTRTSDETFKSMQGLARRKTIAKYVRVVRQANGQQEIEFMNGSRILFGARESGFGRGFDDVDIEVFDEGQILTEKALDDMIPATNTAANSLIIMMGTPPKPSDPSEVFQSRRQEALKGADDMLYVEFGADRDADSEDRSQWRKANPSYPSRTSESSMLRMKKQLGDDSFRREGLGIWDENVSSSAIDAEAWAHGAVKDRANGGIPSFALDMSPDRSSLAIGACVKYSDGSAHIELAEFKDPAHAGTAWAAEWVASRWMKAAAVVIDGQSPAMVLLPELKSRHVRVTIASASDMGQACGRFQDMLAQGSLHHFSDDEQKPLALAVQGATIRNIGNSGAFGWNKKGSDVDISPLVACTLALHGAFTSRRHPGRKQQVMV; encoded by the coding sequence ATGGCGAGTTCGACGCGGAGAATATCTGAGCTTGCCAAGCATCTGATCCTTCCCAAGGGCATCGTCTCCACTGGTTGGCCTGCCGTGCGAAAGCTTGCCGCCTCCTGCGGCATCGAATACGATGACTGGCAGAACGGGCTCGGTGCATGTCTTCTGGGCAAGCGTTCGAACGGCCTGTATGCGGCTGGCATCGGGGGCGTGATCATCTCCATCTGCCGTCAGGTGGGCAAAACGTTCACCATCGGCACGATGATCTTCATGCTTTCGATTCTTTTCCCCGGATTGAAGACACTGTGGACCGCCCATCGCACTCGCACATCGGATGAGACGTTCAAGAGCATGCAGGGATTGGCTCGCCGCAAGACGATAGCCAAATATGTTCGCGTGGTCCGGCAGGCTAACGGCCAGCAGGAGATCGAGTTCATGAACGGCTCGCGCATCCTGTTCGGCGCTCGCGAATCGGGTTTTGGACGTGGTTTTGACGATGTGGACATCGAGGTCTTCGACGAAGGCCAGATCCTTACCGAGAAGGCGTTGGATGACATGATCCCTGCGACGAACACGGCTGCGAATTCACTGATAATCATGATGGGGACGCCACCGAAGCCGAGCGATCCGAGCGAGGTGTTCCAGTCGCGTCGCCAGGAGGCTCTCAAGGGTGCCGACGACATGCTCTATGTGGAGTTTGGCGCTGATAGGGATGCTGATTCCGAGGATCGCAGCCAGTGGCGCAAGGCCAATCCTTCCTATCCTTCCCGCACGAGCGAATCGTCCATGCTTCGCATGAAGAAGCAGCTTGGTGATGATTCGTTCCGTCGCGAGGGACTCGGCATCTGGGATGAGAACGTCTCTTCGTCGGCCATCGACGCCGAAGCCTGGGCGCATGGAGCGGTGAAGGATCGTGCGAATGGCGGGATTCCCTCGTTCGCGCTGGACATGTCGCCCGACCGTTCGTCCCTAGCTATTGGAGCATGCGTCAAGTATTCGGATGGGTCGGCACACATCGAACTTGCCGAATTCAAGGATCCCGCTCATGCGGGCACGGCCTGGGCTGCCGAATGGGTGGCAAGCCGATGGATGAAAGCCGCGGCAGTGGTCATCGACGGGCAGTCTCCGGCGATGGTGCTGCTTCCCGAACTCAAATCGCGTCATGTGCGCGTCACGATTGCGAGCGCGTCGGACATGGGACAGGCGTGCGGTCGATTCCAGGACATGCTCGCCCAAGGCAGTCTCCACCATTTCTCTGACGACGAGCAGAAACCCCTGGCACTTGCGGTGCAGGGTGCAACGATTCGAAACATCGGCAACAGCGGCGCGTTCGGCTGGAACAAGAAAGGCAGTGACGTGGACATTTCCCCACTGGTGGCATGCACGCTTGCCCTGCATGGAGCGTTCACGAGCAGACGGCATCCGGGAAGAAAGCAGCAGGTGATGGTCTGA
- a CDS encoding SHOCT domain-containing protein — protein MKRSVREDVVDALKPHKVNWSNKQTLLNLSESLSSNETVTALEYVRCHKDGGYLSLSNQRILFTGMAISISLSAMRISIPISTITSVDIRGRLLRSLYISTAGQSYEFTSLSESFAQCIVNAVSEHVPQTSSGPIDSADRLLKLKQLLDAGVLTQGEYEAKASVLKSAL, from the coding sequence ATGAAAAGAAGTGTTCGAGAAGATGTTGTTGATGCTCTAAAACCACATAAGGTGAATTGGTCAAATAAGCAGACTTTATTGAATCTGTCCGAAAGCCTCTCGAGCAACGAAACGGTTACTGCTCTCGAATATGTCCGTTGCCACAAAGATGGCGGCTATCTGTCACTAAGCAACCAAAGAATTCTTTTCACGGGTATGGCGATATCTATTTCACTGTCTGCAATGCGTATAAGCATCCCTATATCAACAATTACGAGTGTCGATATAAGAGGAAGGCTTCTACGCTCGTTATACATATCAACGGCCGGGCAGTCCTATGAATTCACTTCTTTAAGCGAATCTTTCGCACAATGTATTGTGAACGCTGTTAGTGAACATGTTCCACAGACTTCAAGTGGCCCAATCGACTCAGCTGATCGTCTTTTGAAGCTTAAGCAGTTGCTTGATGCTGGGGTGCTCACGCAGGGCGAGTATGAGGCGAAGGCTTCGGTGTTGAAGTCAGCGCTGTGA
- a CDS encoding helicase — protein MADDASVEDKTGVETPKPAPPHGDEGKAEPDWKAESRKWEQRAKENKAAADELESLKQSRMSEQEKLQARSEKLERELGSYKAKERQSQWKAQVSKDTGVPTDVLRGSTLEEIQAHAESLKTFLSKKPQAPIAFGVDRQPQNPAAGQGDWLRESFKRK, from the coding sequence ATGGCAGATGACGCATCTGTGGAAGACAAGACCGGAGTTGAGACTCCCAAGCCTGCACCGCCGCACGGCGACGAAGGCAAGGCAGAGCCAGACTGGAAGGCCGAATCTCGCAAATGGGAGCAGCGTGCCAAGGAGAACAAGGCTGCGGCCGACGAGCTTGAATCGTTGAAGCAGTCCCGCATGAGCGAGCAGGAGAAGCTGCAGGCCCGTTCCGAGAAGCTGGAACGCGAACTCGGCTCCTACAAGGCGAAGGAACGGCAGTCCCAATGGAAGGCGCAGGTCTCAAAGGACACCGGCGTTCCGACCGACGTGCTGCGAGGCTCAACGCTCGAGGAGATCCAGGCGCACGCCGAATCCCTCAAGACATTCCTCTCCAAGAAACCTCAGGCTCCCATAGCCTTCGGAGTCGATAGGCAACCCCAAAACCCTGCGGCCGGTCAAGGCGACTGGCTGCGTGAATCTTTCAAAAGAAAGTGA